In one window of Thermodesulfobacteriota bacterium DNA:
- a CDS encoding GDP-mannose 4,6-dehydratase, with translation MRKVLITGIAGFVGSHLAERLAPRFEVWGTRIDEKTANLSGIQGVNLSKCDLLDRKAVEEVIDRLKPDVVFHLAAQSIPAFSFSHPEETLKTNIFSTLNIFEAVLKSVPEAVVLNIGSGDEYGDAASDILPVPEKAELKPLNPYAVSKVTQDLLAFQYWRSRGLKAVRARPFNHFGPRQSDSFVTSEFARQIAEIEAGIREDKALRVGNLRTAKDFLDVRDVVAAYELLVEKGSFGEAYNVCSGRATSIREIAETLISFSTENITIREDPSRRRPTETAAIYGDAAKMKALGWAPKYTLRESLESILEYWRGAVRR, from the coding sequence GTGCGTAAGGTACTCATAACCGGGATAGCCGGGTTCGTAGGCTCTCACCTGGCTGAAAGGCTCGCCCCGAGGTTCGAGGTCTGGGGTACGCGGATAGACGAGAAGACCGCGAACCTCTCCGGGATACAAGGCGTAAACCTTTCGAAATGCGACCTCCTCGACAGGAAGGCCGTCGAGGAGGTAATCGACCGCCTTAAGCCCGACGTCGTTTTCCACCTCGCCGCGCAATCCATACCCGCCTTTTCGTTCAGCCACCCTGAAGAGACCCTCAAGACAAACATTTTTTCGACCCTCAATATTTTCGAGGCGGTCCTCAAGTCCGTGCCCGAGGCCGTGGTCCTCAACATAGGCTCTGGCGACGAGTACGGGGACGCGGCCTCTGACATACTGCCGGTTCCCGAAAAGGCCGAGCTTAAGCCCCTGAACCCTTACGCGGTGAGCAAGGTGACCCAGGACCTCCTGGCCTTCCAGTACTGGAGGAGCCGCGGCCTAAAGGCCGTGAGGGCGCGCCCCTTCAACCACTTCGGGCCCCGCCAGTCGGACAGCTTCGTCACTTCCGAGTTCGCAAGGCAGATAGCCGAAATAGAGGCCGGGATAAGGGAGGATAAGGCCCTCAGGGTCGGGAACCTAAGGACCGCAAAGGACTTCCTGGACGTCAGGGATGTGGTGGCGGCCTACGAGCTCCTTGTCGAGAAGGGGAGCTTCGGTGAGGCCTATAACGTTTGCTCCGGCAGGGCCACGAGCATAAGGGAGATAGCAGAGACACTGATATCCTTCTCGACCGAGAACATCACAATAAGGGAGGATCCCTCCAGGAGGCGCCCCACGGAGACCGCCGCCATATACGGCGACGCCGCGAAAATGAAGGCGCTCGGCTGGGCGCCGAAGTACACTCTCAGGGAGAGCCTCGAATCGATACTCGAGTACTGGAGGGGCGCGGTCCGGAGATGA
- a CDS encoding sodium-dependent transporter, with translation MRTREQWGTRIGLILAMAGNAIGLGNFLRFPVQAAENGGGAFMIPYFISLLVLGIPLMWIEWGIGRYGGSRGHGTAPGMFDELWKNRAAKYVGILGVFLPLVVVIYYTYICSWTLAFGIFSIMGSFPGTDSLAGAASASEYLKPYQDFLYGYIGATGGGDMLTPGPLAYAFFLGTLLLGLWILGRGVSGGIEALNKIAIPALFIMALVLFIKVFTLSSPTDPSFTIRKGLAFLWEPDLSGLTSAKVWLAAAGQVFFTLSLGLGAILTYASYVKKDEDIALDGLSTASLNTFAEVIFGSTIALTSAVIFFGMQGASEIASGGAFKLGFMSMPAVFSYMSYGQFFGFIWFLLLFLAGLTSIVALSQPMMAFFEDEFGWERKKSVMVLGAVFFVSAHLPIFVSGALDEMDFWAGTFGLVVLALMEVVIFFWIFGSEKAWSEITRGAHIRISRLFFYVMKYVTPAFLMIILAAWTYQQLPSVLAKSEAGVWAARAFLAALLAALVLSVRVAWKRRGV, from the coding sequence ATGAGGACGCGCGAGCAGTGGGGCACGAGGATAGGGCTTATACTTGCGATGGCCGGGAACGCCATCGGCCTCGGGAACTTCCTAAGGTTCCCGGTCCAGGCCGCCGAGAACGGCGGCGGGGCGTTCATGATACCCTATTTCATATCTCTCCTCGTGCTCGGCATACCACTCATGTGGATAGAATGGGGCATCGGCAGGTACGGCGGCTCGAGGGGGCACGGCACCGCGCCGGGCATGTTCGACGAGCTCTGGAAGAACAGGGCCGCCAAGTACGTCGGCATATTGGGCGTCTTCCTGCCGCTCGTGGTGGTCATCTATTACACTTACATATGCTCCTGGACCCTCGCCTTCGGCATCTTCTCCATAATGGGGAGCTTCCCTGGCACTGACAGCCTGGCGGGAGCGGCCTCGGCTTCCGAGTACCTCAAGCCATATCAGGACTTCCTCTACGGCTACATCGGCGCAACCGGAGGCGGGGACATGCTTACGCCCGGGCCCCTCGCCTACGCCTTTTTTCTCGGTACGCTCTTACTGGGGCTCTGGATACTCGGCAGGGGTGTTTCCGGCGGCATAGAGGCGCTTAACAAGATAGCCATACCGGCCCTCTTCATAATGGCGCTGGTGCTCTTTATAAAGGTATTTACCTTGAGCTCGCCGACTGACCCGTCATTCACGATCAGGAAAGGGCTTGCTTTCCTCTGGGAGCCTGACTTGAGCGGCTTAACGAGCGCCAAGGTCTGGCTGGCGGCCGCCGGGCAGGTCTTCTTTACCCTGTCCCTCGGCCTGGGCGCGATCCTCACATACGCGAGCTACGTGAAAAAGGACGAGGACATCGCTCTCGACGGCCTCTCGACGGCTAGCCTCAATACCTTCGCCGAGGTGATATTCGGCTCGACCATCGCCCTCACCTCCGCCGTCATCTTCTTCGGGATGCAGGGCGCTTCCGAGATAGCCTCCGGCGGCGCCTTCAAGCTCGGCTTCATGAGCATGCCCGCGGTTTTCTCTTACATGAGCTACGGCCAGTTCTTCGGCTTCATCTGGTTCCTCCTTCTTTTCCTCGCCGGCCTTACTTCCATAGTCGCGCTCTCCCAGCCCATGATGGCATTTTTCGAGGACGAGTTCGGATGGGAGAGGAAAAAATCGGTCATGGTGCTCGGGGCCGTCTTCTTCGTATCGGCGCACCTCCCGATATTCGTAAGCGGCGCGCTCGACGAGATGGACTTCTGGGCAGGGACCTTCGGCCTCGTTGTGCTGGCGCTCATGGAGGTCGTGATATTCTTCTGGATATTCGGGTCTGAAAAAGCCTGGAGCGAGATAACGAGGGGCGCGCACATAAGGATATCGAGGCTCTTTTTCTACGTGATGAAATACGTGACGCCCGCTTTCCTCATGATCATACTCGCGGCCTGGACCTACCAGCAGCTCCCTTCCGTGCTCGCAAAAAGCGAGGCCGGTGTATGGGCGGCAAGGGCGTTCCTGGCAGCGCTTCTGGCGGCCCTTGTCCTATCTGTAAGGGTTGCATGGAAAAGGAGGGGGGTATGA
- the gmd gene encoding GDP-mannose 4,6-dehydratase — MAKKALITGITGQDGSYLAEFLLSKGYEVFGMVRRSSIDKFERIEHIREKIRLVQGDLMDQSSLDEAVKGIMPDEIYNLAAQSFVPTSWNQPTLTGEFTGLGTTRVLEAIRRIKPDTRFYQASSSEMFGKVREVPQNELTPFHPRSPYGVAKVYGHYITVNYRESYDIFACSGILFNHESPRRGLEFVTRKITNGVARIKLGLSTELRLGNLDAKRDWGFAGDYVESMWMMLQQDAPDDYVVATGDTHTVREFVELAFDRAGLDWKKHVVIDPAFFRPAEVELLVGDPSKAMTVLGWKPRVSFEELVRMMVDADIERLKCA; from the coding sequence ATGGCAAAGAAGGCTTTGATAACGGGCATTACCGGACAGGACGGCTCGTATCTCGCGGAATTCCTTCTTTCGAAGGGGTACGAGGTCTTCGGCATGGTCCGGAGGTCCAGCATAGACAAGTTCGAAAGGATAGAGCACATAAGGGAGAAAATCCGTCTCGTGCAGGGCGACCTCATGGACCAGTCCTCGCTTGACGAGGCCGTTAAGGGGATAATGCCAGACGAGATATACAACCTCGCGGCTCAGTCATTCGTGCCTACCTCATGGAATCAGCCGACGCTCACCGGAGAATTCACCGGCCTCGGCACGACCCGGGTCCTCGAGGCCATAAGGCGCATAAAGCCGGACACGAGGTTCTACCAGGCCTCTTCGAGCGAGATGTTCGGCAAGGTGCGGGAGGTCCCCCAGAACGAGCTTACGCCATTCCACCCGAGGAGCCCCTATGGTGTGGCGAAGGTCTACGGGCACTACATAACCGTGAATTACCGCGAGAGCTATGACATATTCGCCTGCTCCGGGATACTCTTCAACCACGAGTCGCCGAGGAGGGGGCTCGAGTTCGTGACGAGAAAGATTACGAACGGGGTGGCCAGGATAAAGCTCGGGCTTTCTACAGAGCTCCGCCTCGGGAACCTCGACGCCAAGCGCGACTGGGGCTTTGCCGGGGACTACGTGGAGTCCATGTGGATGATGCTCCAGCAGGACGCGCCGGACGACTACGTGGTGGCCACGGGCGACACCCATACGGTCCGCGAATTCGTGGAGCTCGCGTTCGACCGCGCCGGCCTCGACTGGAAAAAGCACGTTGTCATAGACCCGGCCTTTTTCAGGCCCGCGGAGGTCGAGCTCCTTGTGGGCGACCCCTCAAAGGCCATGACGGTGCTCGGCTGGAAGCCCAGGGTCTCGTTCGAGGAGCTCGTCCGCATGATGGTGGACGCCGACATAGAGAGGCTCAAGTGTGCGTAA
- the gcvPB gene encoding aminomethyl-transferring glycine dehydrogenase subunit GcvPB, with the protein MEANGTRGLLLEEPLIFEKSSPGRIGIGPAHSDVPETSPAQAIPGRFLRSDLDGFPDLAEIDTVRHYTRLSQWNFGVDSGFYPLGSCTMKYNPKINEAACRLPGFSHIHPYQPEELTQGALELMHSLETYLSEITGMEAITLQPSAGAHGELCGLLMMAAYFKSKGKPRTKIIIPDTAHGTNPASSHLAGFKVVPVKSEGKGVLSVEAVAAVMDEETAGLMLTNPNTLGLFERNIKAIAEVVHSKGGFVYCDGANMNALMGLTSLGELGVDVVQLNLHKTFSTPHGGGGPGSGPVGVGKALEPFLPVPRIKKEGGKYSLDSGRPNTIGRMKSFYGNFSIMVRAYAYIRRMGGEGLKRASIAAILNANYIKERLKGAYHLAFDEPCMHECVFSDRMQLGSGVSTMDIAKRLIDYGYHPPTVYFPLVVPGAIMVEPTETESIETLDKFIDVMKAIAEEAKANPELLKSAPTRTKTARVDETRAAREPVLRWKK; encoded by the coding sequence ATGGAAGCCAACGGCACAAGAGGCCTCCTCCTTGAGGAGCCGCTGATATTCGAGAAGTCATCGCCAGGCCGCATTGGCATTGGGCCGGCCCATTCCGACGTCCCTGAGACATCGCCTGCCCAGGCGATACCGGGCAGGTTCCTGAGAAGCGACCTGGACGGCTTTCCCGACCTCGCCGAAATAGACACTGTCCGCCACTATACGAGGCTGTCGCAGTGGAACTTCGGCGTGGACTCTGGCTTCTACCCTCTCGGCTCGTGCACCATGAAGTACAACCCCAAGATAAACGAGGCGGCCTGCCGCCTTCCGGGCTTCTCCCATATCCACCCGTACCAGCCGGAGGAGCTTACCCAGGGCGCGCTCGAGCTCATGCACTCGCTCGAAACATACCTTTCCGAGATTACGGGCATGGAGGCGATCACTCTCCAGCCTTCGGCAGGCGCTCACGGAGAGCTATGCGGCCTTCTCATGATGGCCGCCTATTTCAAATCAAAGGGCAAGCCGCGCACAAAGATAATAATCCCTGATACGGCACACGGCACCAACCCCGCGAGCTCGCACCTGGCGGGCTTCAAGGTGGTGCCTGTAAAATCCGAAGGCAAGGGGGTCCTCTCGGTCGAGGCGGTTGCCGCCGTGATGGACGAGGAAACCGCCGGGCTAATGCTCACGAACCCCAATACCCTCGGCCTCTTTGAGAGGAACATAAAGGCGATTGCCGAGGTCGTCCACTCGAAGGGCGGGTTCGTCTACTGCGACGGCGCGAACATGAACGCGCTCATGGGGCTTACGAGCCTCGGCGAGCTGGGCGTGGACGTTGTGCAGTTGAACCTTCACAAGACCTTCTCGACGCCCCACGGCGGCGGCGGTCCCGGGAGCGGCCCGGTGGGCGTGGGCAAGGCGCTTGAGCCGTTCCTTCCCGTCCCGAGGATAAAAAAGGAAGGCGGAAAATACAGCCTCGATTCCGGAAGGCCCAATACCATAGGCAGGATGAAGTCCTTCTACGGCAACTTCTCCATCATGGTCCGGGCCTACGCTTACATAAGGCGGATGGGCGGAGAGGGCCTGAAGCGCGCGTCCATCGCCGCAATCCTTAACGCCAACTACATAAAAGAGAGGCTTAAGGGCGCCTATCACCTCGCCTTTGACGAGCCCTGCATGCACGAATGCGTCTTCTCGGACAGGATGCAGCTCGGCAGCGGCGTTTCCACGATGGACATAGCCAAGCGCCTCATCGACTACGGCTACCACCCGCCGACCGTATACTTCCCGCTGGTCGTCCCTGGCGCGATAATGGTAGAGCCGACCGAGACGGAATCGATAGAGACGCTTGATAAGTTCATCGATGTAATGAAGGCGATAGCCGAAGAGGCGAAGGCCAATCCTGAGCTACTCAAGAGCGCGCCCACGAGGACAAAGACCGCACGGGTAGACGAGACGCGGGCCGCGAGGGAACCGGTCCTGAGGTGGAAGAAATAA
- a CDS encoding DUF2062 domain-containing protein, which produces MKKERPRNGDKKRLLSRFSRRAKLVYYRILRLEDPPERIARGAAIGVFMGVLPTFGLGALLSLAAAFALKANKAAAILGSLIMNPLTAPFFWALSAFVGSFLLQENYSSIYANIKDEGLVTGAGWAYAVFLIGNAIVSVLTTAVSYYIVKHTVIRHRRRKAEKLRKKRGH; this is translated from the coding sequence ATGAAAAAAGAAAGACCGAGAAACGGCGACAAGAAACGCCTTCTCTCCAGGTTCAGCAGGAGGGCGAAACTCGTCTATTACAGGATACTCAGGCTCGAAGACCCGCCCGAGCGGATCGCCAGGGGAGCGGCTATCGGCGTGTTCATGGGGGTGCTACCCACCTTCGGCCTGGGCGCACTCCTCTCGCTTGCAGCCGCCTTTGCGCTAAAGGCAAACAAGGCGGCTGCCATCCTCGGAAGCCTCATCATGAACCCGCTTACCGCGCCATTCTTCTGGGCGCTCAGCGCCTTCGTGGGAAGCTTCCTTCTGCAGGAGAACTATTCGTCCATATACGCGAATATCAAGGACGAAGGCCTTGTCACGGGCGCGGGCTGGGCCTACGCCGTGTTCCTCATCGGGAACGCCATAGTCTCGGTATTGACCACGGCGGTCTCATACTACATAGTAAAGCACACGGTCATAAGGCACCGGAGGAGAAAGGCCGAGAAGCTCAGGAAAAAAAGGGGGCATTGA
- a CDS encoding helix-turn-helix domain-containing protein — translation MGVNYADVIERMKWAARLKNDSAVARALEVTPQALSNYKKRGEMPSGLVLAFSERFGVGLDWLIDGRGEIYKPGKAPLAGESPALYAPRGQAVDVGSPEAEEAAYIMKLLKVLRSPDESHSRAIKSAIDAVLKASDRE, via the coding sequence ATGGGCGTAAATTACGCGGATGTGATAGAGAGGATGAAGTGGGCTGCGCGCCTCAAGAACGACTCTGCGGTTGCGCGGGCCCTGGAGGTCACCCCGCAGGCGCTCTCCAACTATAAAAAGCGCGGAGAGATGCCCTCGGGCCTTGTGCTCGCCTTTTCCGAGAGGTTCGGGGTGGGCCTCGACTGGCTTATTGACGGCAGAGGCGAGATCTACAAGCCCGGGAAAGCCCCTCTGGCAGGCGAAAGCCCGGCCCTTTACGCACCCAGGGGGCAGGCCGTGGATGTCGGCTCGCCCGAGGCGGAAGAGGCCGCCTATATAATGAAACTCCTCAAGGTACTCCGAAGCCCGGATGAGTCCCATTCCAGGGCCATAAAGTCGGCCATAGACGCGGTCTTGAAAGCCTCTGACAGGGAATAG
- a CDS encoding glycosyltransferase family 2 protein, translating to MRNPPRITVITPSYNQGGFIGDTIESVLGQDYPELEYLVVDGGSKDETLDVLKRYEKRLAWVSERDRGQSDAINKGIRKATGDIIAYLNSDDLYEPGALEKVAGYFQAHPECLWLTGKCGIIDAKGRETRRYITAYKNFLLRRYGYNILLVTNFISQPATFIRREAFGELGLFDESQHRVMDYEFWLRLGRKYPPGFIDDRLALFRVHPGSKTSSSFHRTFKEELQVARKYTDSAVLNGLHYLSYLGIRAAYTVLDAAARRKVS from the coding sequence ATGAGGAACCCTCCGAGGATAACGGTCATAACGCCCTCCTACAACCAGGGGGGCTTTATAGGCGACACGATCGAAAGCGTACTCGGCCAGGATTATCCGGAACTCGAATACCTCGTAGTCGACGGCGGCTCGAAAGACGAAACGCTGGATGTCCTTAAACGATATGAGAAGCGGCTCGCCTGGGTCTCGGAGCGCGACCGGGGCCAGTCCGACGCCATAAACAAGGGCATAAGGAAGGCGACCGGGGACATAATCGCCTATCTGAACTCGGACGACCTCTACGAGCCGGGGGCCCTTGAGAAAGTCGCCGGGTACTTTCAGGCGCACCCGGAATGCCTGTGGCTTACCGGCAAGTGCGGGATAATAGACGCAAAGGGCAGGGAGACGAGGCGCTATATAACAGCGTACAAGAACTTTTTGCTTCGGCGGTACGGCTATAATATACTCCTTGTCACGAACTTCATATCGCAGCCGGCCACCTTCATAAGGAGGGAGGCCTTCGGCGAGCTCGGCCTTTTTGACGAGTCGCAGCACAGGGTGATGGACTACGAGTTCTGGCTCCGGCTCGGGCGTAAATACCCGCCGGGGTTCATAGACGACCGGCTCGCCCTGTTCAGGGTGCATCCAGGCTCAAAGACTTCGAGCTCTTTCCACCGCACGTTCAAGGAGGAGCTTCAAGTGGCAAGGAAGTATACGGATTCCGCGGTCCTTAACGGCCTCCATTACCTGAGCTACCTGGGGATCCGCGCCGCCTATACGGTCCTCGACGCGGCCGCAAGGCGGAAGGTATCTTGA
- a CDS encoding cupin domain-containing protein, producing the protein MQQADVAAKKEFKDDAVNKVTYIKTEQLAQDTYYFKPGQVLDYHRHPGGDQIFFVHEGEGTYYLDNGKESTTALKPGVIVLAPKGEWHKIVAKSELVVSQATGQPAGFEKRG; encoded by the coding sequence ATGCAGCAGGCGGACGTGGCGGCTAAAAAGGAATTCAAGGACGATGCGGTAAACAAGGTCACCTACATAAAGACCGAGCAGCTCGCGCAGGACACCTATTACTTCAAGCCCGGCCAGGTGCTCGATTACCACAGGCACCCGGGCGGCGACCAGATATTCTTCGTCCACGAGGGAGAGGGCACATACTACCTGGATAACGGGAAGGAATCGACCACTGCGTTGAAGCCCGGCGTCATAGTGCTCGCGCCCAAGGGCGAGTGGCACAAGATAGTCGCCAAGAGCGAGCTCGTGGTCTCGCAGGCGACCGGCCAGCCCGCGGGTTTCGAGAAGAGGGGATAG
- a CDS encoding mannose-1-phosphate guanylyltransferase/mannose-6-phosphate isomerase produces the protein MSRNGSGSKAALSGAITAGRIKPLKKALAEGAGVRRRPASKGRLYAAILAGGIGSRFWPLSRETTPKQLLKVAGDESLLKSTIKRLSPLVPSERVLIVTNARQAEIIRLHLSYDGKAVDPGYVIEPMGRNTAAAIALAAFELYRKDPGAVMAVLPADHVIEDGKSFRTAMKAALQAAREGRLVTFGIVPTHPETGYGYIKAFPRAVKKISGFSIRSVEKFVEKPDIRRAKRYLKEGGYYWNSGIFLWKAERILEEVKKHLPETFEALSACKDTESLIAAYKSIKDISIDHGILEKAEDVVMIPASFPWSDMGSWSSFNAVLKPDSDGNIVRGRVVDIGSKNSIILGSDRAVATIGLKDMILVDTPDATLVCPRDRAQEVKEVVSVLKKKGYTEHEIHRTVERPWGSYTLLETGDGYKIKRIRVEPKKRLSLQLHHHRSEHWVVISGTARVQRGEEVVDIAINQSTYIPRGVKHRLENATGVPLEIIEVQNGEYVEEEDIVRFEDDFQRK, from the coding sequence ATGTCGCGGAACGGTTCAGGGAGCAAGGCGGCACTGTCGGGCGCAATCACTGCGGGGCGCATCAAGCCCCTTAAAAAGGCGCTTGCAGAGGGGGCCGGCGTGAGGAGAAGGCCGGCTTCAAAAGGCAGGCTCTATGCCGCAATACTGGCCGGAGGCATAGGGAGCAGGTTCTGGCCCTTGAGCCGCGAGACCACCCCGAAGCAGCTCCTTAAGGTCGCGGGCGACGAGAGCCTCCTTAAATCGACCATAAAGAGGTTGAGCCCGCTCGTGCCGTCAGAGAGGGTGCTTATCGTCACCAACGCCCGGCAGGCCGAGATAATAAGGCTGCACCTCTCCTACGACGGCAAGGCCGTGGACCCAGGCTACGTCATAGAGCCGATGGGCAGGAACACCGCCGCGGCCATTGCGCTCGCGGCCTTCGAGCTGTACAGGAAAGACCCCGGCGCCGTGATGGCGGTACTGCCCGCAGACCACGTCATAGAGGACGGCAAGTCGTTCAGGACCGCCATGAAGGCGGCCCTTCAGGCCGCCCGGGAAGGCCGCCTCGTGACCTTCGGCATAGTGCCCACGCACCCGGAGACGGGCTACGGATACATAAAGGCGTTCCCGAGGGCTGTAAAGAAGATATCCGGCTTCAGCATACGGAGCGTTGAGAAGTTCGTCGAGAAGCCGGACATAAGGAGGGCCAAAAGGTACCTCAAGGAGGGCGGCTATTACTGGAACTCCGGCATCTTCCTCTGGAAGGCCGAGAGGATACTCGAGGAGGTAAAAAAGCACCTGCCCGAGACCTTCGAAGCCCTCTCAGCCTGCAAAGACACCGAGAGCCTCATCGCCGCGTACAAGTCGATAAAAGACATATCCATAGACCACGGCATACTCGAGAAGGCCGAGGACGTGGTAATGATACCCGCGAGCTTCCCGTGGTCGGACATGGGCAGCTGGAGCTCCTTTAACGCGGTCTTGAAGCCCGACTCGGACGGCAATATCGTCCGCGGCAGGGTCGTGGACATCGGCTCGAAAAATTCCATCATACTCGGCTCTGACAGGGCGGTCGCCACCATAGGCCTGAAGGACATGATTCTGGTGGACACGCCCGATGCTACGCTCGTCTGCCCCCGCGACCGCGCCCAGGAGGTAAAGGAGGTCGTCTCGGTCCTCAAAAAGAAGGGATACACCGAGCACGAGATACACAGGACCGTCGAGAGGCCCTGGGGCTCCTATACGCTTCTCGAAACCGGCGATGGCTACAAGATAAAGAGGATACGGGTCGAGCCGAAAAAGAGGCTTTCCCTCCAGCTCCATCACCACAGGAGCGAGCACTGGGTGGTAATCTCCGGGACCGCGAGGGTCCAGAGGGGTGAGGAGGTGGTGGACATCGCGATAAACCAGTCCACCTATATTCCCAGGGGCGTAAAGCACAGGCTTGAGAACGCGACAGGCGTGCCGCTTGAGATAATCGAGGTGCAAAACGGCGAGTACGTGGAGGAAGAGGACATCGTGCGCTTCGAGGACGACTTCCAGAGGAAGTGA
- a CDS encoding redoxin domain-containing protein: MTASALPRAPHEWGRAESARASIAFKAAPVLASLILLLVVYAPWAHADERHQKHILLPFIVQPSNESNAPPDFRLKDLDGIERSLSEFKGKTVLLHFWASWCEPCREEFPALSKLAADFRDKGLVVIGVAVDSRKRVMEFLEKSTAGFPVLIDQYGEAKKSYRVGVIPMSVIIGKSGRVEGVLAGPRDYGSPAAMEFFDTSLK; the protein is encoded by the coding sequence TTGACGGCTTCAGCACTTCCGCGCGCCCCCCATGAATGGGGGCGCGCGGAAAGTGCGCGGGCATCTATTGCCTTTAAGGCCGCACCGGTCCTCGCAAGCCTTATCCTGCTTCTTGTGGTCTACGCGCCCTGGGCCCATGCGGACGAGCGGCACCAAAAGCATATACTCCTTCCCTTCATAGTCCAGCCCTCGAATGAAAGCAACGCTCCGCCGGATTTCAGGCTCAAGGACCTGGACGGCATTGAGCGGAGCCTTTCGGAGTTCAAGGGCAAGACCGTACTCCTCCACTTCTGGGCAAGCTGGTGCGAGCCGTGCAGGGAGGAGTTCCCCGCGCTATCGAAGCTCGCAGCCGATTTCAGGGACAAGGGCCTGGTCGTAATCGGCGTGGCGGTGGATTCGAGGAAGCGCGTAATGGAGTTCCTCGAAAAAAGCACCGCGGGCTTTCCGGTGCTCATCGACCAGTACGGCGAGGCAAAAAAGAGCTACAGGGTGGGCGTCATCCCCATGTCGGTGATAATCGGAAAAAGCGGCAGGGTGGAGGGCGTCCTTGCGGGGCCGAGGGATTATGGAAGCCCCGCGGCAATGGAATTTTTTGATACAAGCTTGAAATAA
- a CDS encoding glycosyltransferase family 1 protein has translation MRVGINALYLLPGRVGGSEVYLRNLIKWLPRVAPGHEFLLYVNRESEGLLGEEGVKVVRCKVRASNRPMRIAYEQAVLPLLARRHRLDALFSAGMTAPFLSPVPSLVMVYDLQHVNQPGNFNRWYLLFLKSIIYMSAKSAHAVLTLSEKSKRDIVNFYSISPDKVTVTHLASEKSVFMARPPGEAADIRRKYGLPPGFVLYIASSLPHKNYERLLKAFKLVKISRPDLKLVLIGARDYGHESIRGKINELGLEEDIIFLGWLPYEDIPLVYSAAGLFVFPSLHEGFGIPVLEAMASGVPVVCSGIEPLDEVAGDAALFVDPLSVESIAHGMLRVLEDPALRKRLAAEGLKRSAGFSWERTALQTFQAISGAIAGPRA, from the coding sequence ATGAGGGTCGGCATAAACGCGCTCTATCTCCTCCCCGGAAGGGTAGGCGGTAGCGAGGTGTACCTGAGGAACCTCATCAAGTGGCTCCCGCGCGTTGCGCCCGGGCACGAGTTCCTGCTTTATGTAAACAGGGAATCCGAGGGGCTCCTGGGCGAAGAGGGCGTGAAAGTGGTGCGCTGCAAGGTCAGGGCCTCGAACCGCCCCATGAGGATAGCCTACGAGCAGGCGGTGCTGCCGCTCCTCGCCAGGAGACACAGGCTCGACGCCCTCTTTTCCGCGGGCATGACGGCACCTTTTTTGTCTCCGGTCCCGTCGCTCGTCATGGTATACGACCTGCAGCACGTGAACCAGCCGGGGAACTTCAACAGATGGTATCTCCTCTTTCTCAAATCCATAATCTACATGAGCGCGAAGAGCGCGCACGCGGTCCTCACGCTCTCGGAGAAGTCCAAGAGGGACATAGTGAATTTCTATTCCATAAGCCCCGATAAGGTCACGGTCACGCACCTTGCCTCGGAGAAGTCGGTTTTCATGGCGAGGCCGCCGGGGGAGGCCGCTGACATAAGGAGGAAATACGGGCTTCCGCCTGGCTTCGTCCTGTACATCGCCTCGTCGCTTCCGCATAAGAACTATGAAAGGCTCCTGAAGGCCTTCAAGCTCGTAAAGATAAGCAGGCCGGACCTTAAGCTCGTCCTCATCGGCGCGAGGGACTACGGGCACGAATCGATACGGGGGAAGATAAATGAGCTCGGCCTCGAGGAGGATATCATATTCCTGGGGTGGCTCCCTTACGAGGACATACCCCTGGTATATTCGGCCGCCGGCCTCTTCGTCTTCCCGTCGCTCCATGAGGGCTTCGGCATACCTGTCCTCGAGGCAATGGCCTCGGGCGTCCCGGTCGTCTGCTCAGGCATCGAGCCCCTTGACGAGGTCGCGGGCGATGCCGCGCTTTTCGTCGACCCCCTGAGCGTAGAGAGCATAGCGCACGGGATGCTGCGGGTCCTCGAAGACCCGGCGTTACGGAAAAGGCTCGCCGCGGAAGGCCTCAAGCGCTCAGCCGGGTTCAGCTGGGAGCGCACGGCCCTGCAGACCTTTCAGGCCATATCCGGCGCAATCGCGGGGCCAAGGGCATGA